GGCCGAGTTTGAGCAGCTGGGCGCTGTATTAGGCAATAATGGGAACGAGATACGATTTGTTTGATACCAAGGCGAGGGCACTAACAATTACTGCGAGGTCTCTAACAACTGGTTCGGCGCATGACCTGTCCACAGTCATCATTCCATTCCAAATGACCAGCTAGGTTGACCATTCAGAAATATGGGAACTCGGTGACTCAGTATGAACTTGTAGCTCCTTCTACACACAGAATTCCACGAGGTTTATTTGCGTGGACTATACTATAAACCCTTCTATCACGTACATCTCAGCACCCTCATGCCAAGATTTCAGGGGTGAAAGTATTGCCCGAAAGCTTGAAAGCACAGACCAGCATTCCCGACTTGATGCGATCATGATCACAACCGCTTCAAAAATTGCTTAGAAACTCTTGTAGAGGGCAGGAAGCCCAGTGTTCCAGTCCGTAATTCGGAAATGTACTTCGCCTTGAAGTGTGTCTTTGTAGCCTTGAGGTGCTTTACGTTGGTGGGGGTAAAGAACTTGGTCACTGGCAGTGGGCAATGTAGTCAAGTTGACATTGTTTGATGGGCTCTACCGCCTGGTGTGTCTAAACTTGAACATCTTTCCTGATTGCACGGGCTCATGGCTGAAGTTGGTCTACCATTTGCTTGTTTGACAGCCCGAAAAAGGACAGTAGCTCCGGGCAAATTGATGGGGAAATAGTCCAACTGTGGGTGGGAAACCAGGAAGTGTTGCAATGACGTTCTgatcttatcttatcaggTGAGCAAGGATCAAGGCTATCTCAAGGACATAATTCAATGTCGAGTGAATAGCGCTGACTTCAGGATAGATGAGCCAAAATGCAGCTATGGTATAGAAGTACGGAACCTGTTTAAAAACATTCCACTGCACATCTGACGCTCAAAACTCTTCTTCAGCCACAAACTTGGGATGGGTGTATGTTCAAGTTAGGGTTACATACCGGCTTTCGAGTTTTATCAGTGCACTATTCACCCACGTGACAGTCTGAGCCCGGCCTTGGCTTCCCGTCTGGCGCGGCGAGTTCTGAATTGGATTCCCCTCAGCGCGCCTCAGGTCTTTTGATTGCACCACCAATACACGGCATCACAGCGCTCGACCGCATCAAGAATCAAGACGATCCACGACACCAACCGCCAACTCACGTGATTGTCCTGTCGCGACCGGAAAAATCATCTTCAGCGACACAAccacgacaacaccaccagccaagaCCCGCAGACAAGAACCTCGACGGCTGCACGCTTCCCCAATCAATTTGGCCATTTAACCCACATAATCGCTATCTTCGATACCCGGAGCCTTGAGCTCAGGCTGCCGGTGAGTCTAGATGGTCTTGGCGCACCCACGCGTATGGTGACGCGCGATGAAGCTTCTACAGAGCAGATCAGAGCATTGCATCGCTGACCTTGTCCGTAACCACAGATCGTGGCGCCTGTacatcttctcccccagaGGCGTGACAACTCCTTGGGCCCCCCACCGGGTGGAGTCTGGGGCATGAATACTCCGGCGAACCCGACGACATTCCCAGTATCGTCCTTCACATCGCTCGAGCTCGTGTTCCTCTTTCGAGGTGTCAACAAGTTTGGCATCGACCCCGCTGCCTTTCCACAGATCTCCAATGTTCTGCGGGACAACAGCGGCCTCAAGAGGCAGCCGACCTTCGATGCCCAAAGGTTGAGCCCCGAGGCTCTGCAGAAGGTCTTTCTGTATCTTGTTGGTCAAGAGATCCGGGCCGATCATGTCGGCAGCATGCCTGGGCCAGATGgccctctctctcctgcctccaagaagagaaggctTGATACTCTTACGCTACCGAGCTGGAAGGATGTTCACCAGCACATCGATAAGGTGCAGCAAGCCTACGACAAGGTGTTCGACTCCTACATCGAGAGCGCTGTTCAAGAGATCGATCATCTGGAGGAAGCATACAGGAAGACAGAGGCAGAGCTAGAGCAGCTCCAACTGGCCGAATCACAAGCTAGCGAGGAGGCCAAACAGCAAAAGGAAGAGGTCATCGAGGATAAAGGGGTACAAGTGAATGGAGTTGGTGATATCAAACCGAAGACAGGCCCGGCGATCGTCAATGGCATCCATCCGTCTCCAAAGGCCTCGcccaaaccatcaccacagcTACCGCCGTCTCAGTTACCGCAGTCTCAGCTACCACACCACGCGCAATCCCAGCCCCGGCAAcaccttcaacaacatccccagcaacagcatcaacaacagaaTTTGCAGCAGTCTATGCAACAGCCTTTACAGCGGCCACAGCAGCTGACGCCACAGCCCCATGTGCCTCAAGTGTCTCAGCCATCGCAACCGCcgcaaccccctcaaccaccgcagTTACCCCAGCTGCAACAGCTGCAGCTACCACTGCAATCACCACAGACACTGCATCAAGCACAGCCGCCACAGCATGGCCATGTACCACAGCAAACACATGTGCAGCAAGGGCAGCTGCCACAGCAAGCACAGCAAGCACAGCAAGGTCTCCAACAAGGGCAACGGCTACCGGGACAGGGACAGCCCTCACAGCAGCTGCATCAAGGACAGCCAGCTCAACATATGGTTCAAGGACAACCGCCACAGCAAGTCCAGCCATTGCAGCAACCAAACCCATTGCCACACGTCCAGCAGTCACAGCAATcgcagcaaccacaaccaccgtTGCGGCCACTGCAGCCTCTGCTCCCACATCTTGCACCCCGTCAAGATGCCAGAAACGGACTTGGCTCTCCACATTCCCAGCATGCTTCTCTCGATAAAGCAGGTCCGgcccctcgtcctcccaccTTGAATCACCCGCCCACCACTCGTTCACCACAGCTTGGCCATCCCGACGTCTCAAGGGGTCCTTCTGCCAGACCTTCAGAGCCGCCAAAGTCGCTCGGTGGATCGCCGCAAGTTCTCCAAGCACCGCAAGGGGTGCCCTCTTTCCAACCATTGTCCCAGTCgcctgctccagctcctgcCGCAGACGGCCTGCAGAGGCCAGATGGCGTTGCGAGAGCACATCAGTCTCCGGGCCCTCTGCCAGCGAGCCCGCATATGCCGCCGTCGCAGTCACAGTTGAAATGGGAGCCGCCATATCAACCCTCTTCTGGCGCTCGGCCCCCGATGAACTCGCCATTACAACACGGCCCTAATGTGttttctccccctccgcatATGGTGGCTTCCCAACGGCCACCACCGATCTCGTCTCCTTTGCAAGGGCAAACAAACAGGCCGTTGCCACAGCAGGTTTTGCACCCCCCTCATACTCATACGACGGGTCAATTTGTGCCTCTTCAACCAACACCTGTTCGGCCCGCTATAGACGCAACAAACAGGCAGCCACCGCCGGTTTCGAGCCCAGGGCCGAACAACACGGTGCAGTCCCCTTTCCATCCTGGGCCATACCACAACTATCCCGTTCCGTCGTCCCCTCACCCAACTCAACCTCAGCAACATGCTCCTAAAGCCCCTCAACATGGCGCTGTCACACATCCTCCTTCAGTACGGAGCCCGGCCGTTGCTTCGCCCGCCTCTACATCAGGGATTCATCTGCCACGATCTAATCAAGGACTGGCGgctccttctcaacaacGACCACAATCGCTGCCTCACTTGCAAGCGCCTTCGCCATATCCCCAAGCTACTCATCCTCCTGCTGTACCCTCACCAGCTGGCCCCCAAAATGGAGGATACAGTTCCCCATATCACCCTCCCCGGCCTGCTCCAGTGGAACGTATCCATCCACGTGCGCCTGCGACAACGACGCCTGTTCCACCCGCTAGATTCGGGCCTGCGCCGTCTGCCCCCCAGACGCCGGCTGTTATGCAACAGCAGCCCTTCGTCATTTCGGCTAAGATGACAAAGTGGAAGACGGAATCCACTCCTTCGACGCCGAAGGGTGGACTTGAATTTCAGTTTGGGTGGGATGAGAAGCCTAGTCCACAGAC
The window above is part of the Podospora bellae-mahoneyi strain CBS 112042 chromosome 3, whole genome shotgun sequence genome. Proteins encoded here:
- a CDS encoding hypothetical protein (COG:S; EggNog:ENOG503NZYV) yields the protein MNTPANPTTFPVSSFTSLELVFLFRGVNKFGIDPAAFPQISNVLRDNSGLKRQPTFDAQRLSPEALQKVFLYLVGQEIRADHVGSMPGPDGPLSPASKKRRLDTLTLPSWKDVHQHIDKVQQAYDKVFDSYIESAVQEIDHLEEAYRKTEAELEQLQLAESQASEEAKQQKEEVIEDKGVQVNGVGDIKPKTGPAIVNGIHPSPKASPKPSPQLPPSQLPQSQLPHHAQSQPRQHLQQHPQQQHQQQNLQQSMQQPLQRPQQLTPQPHVPQVSQPSQPPQPPQPPQLPQLQQLQLPLQSPQTLHQAQPPQHGHVPQQTHVQQGQLPQQAQQAQQGLQQGQRLPGQGQPSQQLHQGQPAQHMVQGQPPQQVQPLQQPNPLPHVQQSQQSQQPQPPLRPLQPLLPHLAPRQDARNGLGSPHSQHASLDKAGPAPRPPTLNHPPTTRSPQLGHPDVSRGPSARPSEPPKSLGGSPQVLQAPQGVPSFQPLSQSPAPAPAADGLQRPDGVARAHQSPGPLPASPHMPPSQSQLKWEPPYQPSSGARPPMNSPLQHGPNVFSPPPHMVASQRPPPISSPLQGQTNRPLPQQVLHPPHTHTTGQFVPLQPTPVRPAIDATNRQPPPVSSPGPNNTVQSPFHPGPYHNYPVPSSPHPTQPQQHAPKAPQHGAVTHPPSVRSPAVASPASTSGIHLPRSNQGLAAPSQQRPQSLPHLQAPSPYPQATHPPAVPSPAGPQNGGYSSPYHPPRPAPVERIHPRAPATTTPVPPARFGPAPSAPQTPAVMQQQPFVISAKMTKWKTESTPSTPKGGLEFQFGWDEKPSPQTEPISPVLEPAPLPSAAPHESPKKAPEQSQAKQTPSSSGKPGRSRVPQSTRDATSPSPVASGLRNTSVKATEEVVLPINEPDVPKIKDEAMTPRPTTETGDTAADESISNRPNPARSTKRKRDESTPASVQSPRGRQLTDASRDDSMPPNMPNVVLWTRSFHKVSGSAMESIVGHRSANMFAAPIREKDAPGYHKVIKQPQDLKTIRSAIAHGNKAAAQAAAALPGGDPGGSCWLPRTEELVPPKSIINSGQLDRELSHIFANCIMYNPDPWHGPGPAFLPQEDDSEGLEAGAHQDNVVGYKVDEFGIVNDARAMFIEVEQHVSELRSAEKRSAPPGGGHAAGAEGVFTGTSTRQASVAMQHGDGGSKDDVSGAEEQDEQTATETENNDGRSKRRRTGRA